Below is a genomic region from Streptomyces ferrugineus.
TCCGGGTTTGCCTTTGCGGCCTCCACTTGCCGATGTTCCAACGGGAGCACTTCGCTGCGCGCACAACGACTGAAGGCCTTCACCTCGATCATGCGAGGCGAGCTCTCGACGTCGTACGGGAGGCCCGAGGTGCGGACGTCCTTGGGATCGCGGCCGGCGGCCCGCTCCAAGGCCATCACGTGTGTGATCCCAGCCTGTTCCGTCTCTTTGTTCCCCATGCCACCCCCAGTCCTGCGACCTCATGATGCCGTGGGCACCATCAGCTTGGGAAGCTGCGATCATTGTCGACGGATTCGGGCGCTGACCTCGGCGAACGGCCTGGGCGCTGCCCCGTCGGGCTCGGTGGCTTTCCCCGTGGTTCCCCGCTGTTCCCCGCTCGATCTGGTGCGCTTGCGGTGCGGCCGGGAACACGAGGTCACCCGAACACACAGACGATGCGCCCGTAATCTTTAATCTGCTGCTGTTGTTCCTCGGGGCGAGGCGCGTGCTCGGCCTCTCCGCACCTGAGCACCGTTCCTTCGTCTCCTTCAAACACGGAGACGACGCCTCCGTGATGGCTACA
It encodes:
- a CDS encoding DUF3883 domain-containing protein codes for the protein MGNKETEQAGITHVMALERAAGRDPKDVRTSGLPYDVESSPRMIEVKAFSRCARSEVLPLEHRQVEAAKANPERFYLYVVDNLASIDGAAVGVRILYGEVLRAMIERSQPQITYWPTFRAAEYDQAERLY